In Patescibacteria group bacterium, the genomic window GCGAAGCGTTGCGGGCAGGCCTCTGCCCAAAATTCAAAACAGAAAAAATCAAATTTTAAGAAAGAAAGCCCATCTAATACTAAGAGGAGGTATATGTTTATATACATTTGTTGACAGAATGTATACAAACATATATACTTTGTATACATTGTAATAAAGATGTAAACAAACCATGAAAAATGCTAAAATTGGCCAAAATATAGAACAAAAAAAGGGCTTTAAAGCTTTTACTCCCAATCCTTTTCCACCAAAGGAAGGTTTTAGTTTTGAGCCAAAAATCTTGAAAAAGAACAATGAAGCCACTAGATTACTCGGCAAGCTTGATGGTATTACTAAATTATTGTCTGATTCGGATTTTTTTCTTCTGATGTATTTGCGAAAAGATGCAGCTTCTTCAAGTCAAATCGAGGGAACTATGGCAACAATGATTGATGCCATTGAGGCGGAAGTAAAAATAAATACAAATATACCTGAAGATGTTGATGATATTTTGCATTATATCAAAGCTCTTAATTATGGGTTGAAGCGGGTAACAACGGATAATTTTCCTATGGCGCTTAGATTTATCCGTGAATTGCATAAACAGTTGATGCACAAAGCTCGGGCAAATCATTTTTCTGATCCCGGCGAATTTCGCAAAAGTCAAAATTGGATTGGTGGCACAAGGCCGGATAATGCCAGATTTGTTCCTCCGGCTGTTCATGATATGCATAATGCACTTAGCGATTTAGAAAAATTTATACATTCAGATGACTCTGTTCCGACTATAATCAAAGCCGGATTAATTCACGCTCAATTCGAAACAATTCACCCATTTTTAGATGGAAACGGAAGAACAGGAAGAATGTTAATCACTTTTTATTTGTGGAAAGAAGGTTATTTAGAAAAACCAATTTTGTTTTTATCGTCTTTTTTTAAAAAACACCAAAAACTGTATTACGAAAAACTATTCGGTTATCACCATGGCAAGGTAAACGATTGGATTGATTTTTTCCTGGATGGCGTTATTGAAATAGCCCATGAAGCTATTGATATAGTAGACAAAATTACTATTCTGAGACAAAAAGATTTGATGAAAATTCAGAAACTTGGAAAGCGCGCCTCCGAAAGTGCGACAATTGTCTTGTCTGAACTTTACGAACAACCAATTGTAAATGTTAAAGTTATCCAAAATTGGACGGGTTTTACCCGCGCCGGTGCGCAAACAGTTATTGATAGATTTATTAAAATGGGAATTTTATCACCAAAAGACAAAGACAAAAAATATGGACAATCCTATATTTATAAAGATTACGTTGAACTTTTTAACAACAGAAATTAAAACAAAAAACAAATTTATGATTATTGAATAAAAAGCCTGTCAAAATGAAATTTAATTAAAAATGATAGGCTTTCAAAAGGAATAAATTTATATATTATATTTAATTTAAAATCTATATTATGAAAAAGAAAACAACAATTACAGTTTTAATAATTGTCATATTAGGATTTATTTTTTTCTTGTTTGGTAAAAAATTAGATCCCAGGGGCGTACCCCAAAATCTTAACCAGGAAGAAAAAAAAGATTGGCTTGCAGAAAAACTCTATGAGTCTATGTATACCAGAAAACCTATTGATATTGGTTACGAGGAACCTTCACAAGAAGATATTCAAAGCAAAAAACAAAAAACCGATTTAACTAAAAAATATCCATCAAAAATAAATGCCTTGTTTGAGTTAGGAACAAATACAGCTACTTTGTTTTATTTTAGTGATGAATTAAAAGATTTAGGAGTTAATACATATTTTGTTCAAGCAGAAACTAGAATTGAAAATGGGGAATTAAAAATTTTTCAGCCTTGTTATTCTAAAAAATGTATCCTCTCTCAAGAGGAAGCCGAGCGTGTTGTTATAGACAGAATGTTGATGGCCAAGCAAGAAGGTTTTAGTGTGGGCTTTGTGCCTGACTTGCCTGATGCTTTTGAGGTTGGAAGAGAAAATTATAATATTGATGAATTAAATCCCCGATTCAAAGAGATGATTCTAAAATGGGCGGAAATTGCCGAAGAATATGGTGTTGAATATTTCGTTCCGATTAATGAGTATGAGACTCTCTTATATACTAATGGATATACTATTGAGAAAGTTTACCAATATACAAATAATTTCTATGATGATTTAATTCCAAAAATTAGAAAAATTTATAATGGTAAAATAATTATTAAAAGCGGCGCTTTAGATAGTTGGAGTAATCAAAAAGGCATATCTAGAAAAAAGGCAGATTTATTTGGCTTGGGAAATTGGCATGCTGGTACAGCAGATGAAATCAAAGAAAGTACTCAAAAAATGGTAGAAGTGGCTGATGAAATTTCTGTAAGAGATAATCTTCCTTGGCTTGTTACTGAATATTATGTGGCAACGCAAGAAGATGTTGAAGAATCTTTTGGTCAAGAAGGAATTGTTCTTCCAATGAAAGAGGCTTATGAAGCGGGTCTATCTGAACTCAAAAAATCTGAAGAAAATATTGGTTTCACTTTTACCGGCTATATTGGCAGGGGCAAAATAAGAGGTACTGAAGCCGTCTCGGTTTTGAAGAATTATTTTAATAAATAGTTAAAAGAAATAATTAAAATCTTTTTCTTTTAAGCAAATATCTCTAATTAAATAAAAAGCCTGTCAAAATGAAATTGAATGAAAAATGATAGGCTTTCAAAAAGGATTAAATTTGATTTTTTCTTTATTAGAAAGGGGTATCCGCCTTTGCTAATCTCCTTCGTTAAAACTTTGGTGGTCAAGAAGCTACGGCGGACAAGTAAGGTGTTTTCTCCCCCGCTAACAGGCGGAACAGGCGCTTTACTCCGAAAACGAATTACTTATAAAATTTTAATTTTTAATAAAATATTATGAAAAAACAACTAACAATTATTGGAATCGGAATTGTCGTAATAATAATGGCATTTTTTACTTGGCATTATTTTTCTCAAACAAACAATATTCCAAATCAATCGCATGTTATTCAAGATACAAAAAGTAATATTTCTGGAAATTACCTCGGAAGTTATTATAAAGAAAATTATGTCTGGGGCGGAGCTATGAATTTAGCTTGGAACGATTTGAATGAAAATATATTGCATGAAAAGTTACAATTGAATACTGATGATAAAGTTGCCTTGGAAATGGTATCAAAATTAAATGACGCTCCCTTTTCTAAAAGTGATTTAGATGAAGAAAGTTATTATGTAAAAAGTGGCTATGGACAAAGCACGGTTGATGAAATTAATCGTGAATCAAGAAAGAAATTTCCATCAAAAAGTTTTGGTGATTTAAAAATGAGCTTAGATCCAACGGATATTATTTCCTATGCCTACTTTTTGAAAGAAGTAGAATATAAAACAAAATTTGAAAAGGACGATCTTTCATTTAACGGACAAAAAGTAGCAGGGTTTATTGCAGATAACGAAGCCCAAAAAGAAAATATAAAAATTATTAAGTATGATGACGATGATAAGTTTATTATCAGATTACAATTAAAAGACAAAAACGATGAACTGATTTTAGCCAAAGGATATGATATGAAAAATCCACAAGCGATTGTCGATGAAATAAATCAAAATAATAAAGGTTATCTTGCAACTATTGGAGGATCTGATCGTTTTAAAGCTCCAAAATTACACCTTGATTATCATAGAGATTATATTGAATTAATTGAAAAGTATTTAGCCAATAAAGAATTTGAAGAATATTATATCGCTCAAATGTTTGAAAACATTAAATTTGATATGGATGAAAAAGGAGCAAAAGTTGAGAATGAGGGCGTGATAGCAATGCTACCTACATCAGCTGGACCAAGTAAAAAACCAAAAATTAAAAACTTTATTTTAGATAAACCATATTGGGTGGTAATGAAAAGAGCTGATTCTCAAAATCCATACTTTATTTTGGGAGTAAATAATGTAGAGTTAATGGAAACAAAATAAGGAGTTTTGGATTTTAGGCATTCCTGCCTACAGGCAAAACAGACGTGGAGTTTATCCACGCATTTGATGTGGAGTTTTAAAAAACTTCTCCAAAACCTGATATTATGGTAATATTATGGGGTGATTTTGTTTAGAAAAATTTATTAATATCAATTAATCTTTTTATTTTAATATGAAAACTAAACTGAAAATTGGAATAATCGCCTTATCAATTATAGTTATTGTTTCAGGTGGATGGGTTATTCTAAATAATACACAAGAAGAATATACAACAGTAAATTATAATAGTAATACACAAGAAGAATCTACCAGAGGAAAATATGATGACAACATATATTACTGTGTGAATGATGATGATTGTAAGATGTGGTGGGGGCCTGACCATTGTGGTTGCGGTAACAAGTATTACGAATATCCTGAAGAAATAAGAAATAGGCGCCCCAGTTTAGTTTGTGAGGGAGATCCTAGTTATGAATGTAAATGCATAGAAAACAAATGCCAGTAAGTATTATAACGCAAAATTGCTTGCCTCATACTGCCGCTTTTTTTTCATTCCACTCCACGGACGTCATATAATAAGAGAGATATACAGTTCGCCCCTCGACAAGCTCAGGGTCGTCGGGGCGTATAACACAGCGTATGCGGTTCGGGACTCGGCTCGCCCCTCACCCATATTTTGCTCTAAAATGCATAATATAATTTATCTAATTATTTAATATTACGCGGACCTGGACAAAAATAATAAAACTATATGAAGCGTAAAATCAAAGGAGGAATTTTAGCCATAATTGGCTATGCACTTTCACCAATATCATGGTGGAATGATTTATTTGTAAATATTCCCCTGGCCTATGTTTTTGCTTTACCGTTTGGATATTTTTCAAAAGAACTATTTTTACCGGCCATGATATTGGGTTACTGGGTAACTAATGTAATTGGATTGATGATGTTGCATCATGGAGTTAAAGATGTTTTTTCAAAAGAAAAAGAAAAATATACAAAAAAAGATCTGGTAAAAGATATCATTATTTCAATTTTGTACACGGGAATAGTTGTAGTATTTGTATTAATGGGCTGGCTAAAACACCCTACAGAATATTTTAACTAAGTTTAAGTTTTGCCTTATATTCTCGGTCGCTTGGCTTTAATTTACTATATAAGCTCTTCATATAACAGCCATTAAGCCCCATCTCAAAAATATTTATTTAAAAAAAAGCCATTGGCTTTTTTTTTAATTCTTGACAAATCACCAAAAAAGTGATTAGTTATAAGGAAAGTTCTTTAACAAAAAACCAAAAACGAAAGGAAGAAAAATGAAACTGGAGACAAGACCGGCCATTGACGGAATTATGGATTCGTTTATTGAGATTCTTCGGCTAGCAGCGCCTAAGGATTTAAAAATTGTGGCTATTACCTTGCGGGTTTTTGACTCTGAATACAATAATTTAGCGCTTTTTGGCAAAACTGGTTTAAAGCATCCACAAAAAAGAAGAAGGGTAGTGCCTCTGAAAGGAACAGTATCCGGTCATCTTTATCAAGTTGGCGGATGCGAGTGTGTCAGTGTCGAAGATAAAGACTGGTTTAACCATCATGACCGTCAGTTAGCCAAAGAAGAAGGCTATGGCTATATGTTAGCTATGGAGCTTTCCCATTTAGGGCGCAGTATTGGCACAGTCCAGGTTTACACGGTTAATAATCCGAGGTCATACCCAGAAGAAAAGATAGGCCAGTTAATGAATTTGGTGAAAGAGATATCTTCCAAGTTTGTTATTAGCTATTTTGAAGATGAACTATTGATAAAAATCCAGGAAGAATTAACCGGGACCAATCCACGAGGCAGTTTTTATCACATCTGCGCTATTATGGCTGAGCTTTTTAACAGTCAGGGTGTGGTCATTTACTACCGTTCGGGAAAAAACGAGGTTAAGCTTATTGCTGGTTATGCCGGAAAAAACATTCCTGAACATGGCATTGGAGAAAGATTTAGAATTAGTACCGATGCTAATGATAATCTAGGGTACCTTAATGAGGTATTGAAAAGTAAGAAGACAATGGTTTTTCAGGGTACTGATGAAAGACTGAAAACAATAAATGAAATTATGTATTTTCAGCATACCCAGTCAATCTTAGTGGCTCCAATTATTGTAGAATCTTTTATTCAAGGTTTTATGGTGATCAACCAGAGCCTAAATCGACCGCCTTTTGATGAAAAAGAAATGAAACTGATCGATCGCATCGCTCTGAAAGTATCACAATCGTTGAGTATGATCAGGCTGCAAAAAGAAAACGCGGCCTGTCAGGCGGCTAATGTTAGCTCGTCATTACTGGCTGAAATAAGGCATAATCTGCTTAACCCTTTAATTCCGATTTTCAATCAGACTAAGAGTCTACTTGATTCAGAAAGATTACCGGACGATTTAAGGCAATGCGCCGAGGGTATTTTACAGGAGGCCAAAAATTTGGATAAACGACTACGAGACTTGGAAGATCTATATTGTAATGACAACCGAGTGGCTATGAGTTGGATTAATTTAGTTTCCTTGCTAGAGAAAAAAGTAGAATCATGGAGAACCATATGTGAAGAAAGGGGCTTTCAATTATTTTTTGACAAAAGGGTAAAAAATATCCTTCGCAACGCTAATAGTCAATTACTGGAAATTGCTCTGGAGAATCTTTTTAATAATGCTATTGAAGCCACTTCTCAAAAAGGCAGCCGGATAGAGGTTACCATAAGAAGATCAAAAAGGTATAATCCGGTAATTACCATGACTAACCCGGGTGAAATTCCGGTTGATAAGATGCCGAAAATTTTTCAGCGTGGCTTTAGCACAAAAGATGAAGGCAGTGGCCAGGGTCTGACTATTGCTAAAAAATACGTAGCTATGCACGGCGGAGAAATTGCTTGTGAATCTAGCCATGGCAAAACCACTTTCCTAATAGTTCTTTTTGGTCATCAGCAAAAAAATTAAAAGGAGGAATAAGCTCTATTAATGGCCGCCTTGTTATTTTAGACAAGGCGGTTTTTTTATTTAATAATATTGTAGAAGTCGGTCGCAACTGACGGCTATACCTTGTGACTGAAATCTAAATAAGGCTGAAATTTGTCTTGACTAGTCCTTCTTTTCCTTCAATTTTGCGCCAAATTAAAAAGAGTAAATAGATTCTTCTTTATAGTCTAAGTTAGACGAGGAAACTGGCTTGCCAGCCGAAACTCCGAGCAAAGCGAGAGGGCTTGACATAAATAAAATTAAATATAATAATATATAGAGCCGTCTAATAATTATAGCGCCGTCTATGACTAAGAGAAAAAAAATACTGCTTATATTCTGCGGAGGCACTACTTTGTTTGGTAATAAGGTCTCTGTTCAATCGGTGCGTAAAAAAGCCGATGTTTCCGGCTGGATGAAAAATATTGATGAACTAAAGATGATGGCTGATATTGAACCGTTTTTTGTTTTTGGCGGTGAAGCAGCTGAGGTAGGAGAAAAACAATGGCAAAAAATTGCCCAGACGGTAATAAAAAATTATAAAAAATACGATGGTTTTGTTATTACCCACGGCCTTGAAACACTGCCCTATACGGCCGCTGCTTTATCTTTTATGCTGCAGAAACTGGGCAAGCCGGTTATTTTAACTGGCTCACCCATTCCTTCGGGGCAAGAATCTTCAGCTGAAGTTTTGGAATCTATATTCAAAAATTTTCAGGGCTTGGGTATAAAAGCCAATTTAATTAATGCCTGCCAGGTGGCTATCTCTGATCTAGCTGGTGTTTTAGTCGTTTTTGGCAGCCGTATCTTATCAGGCACTGCTGTGGAAGGCCTTTCTTCTTATACTAGAAAAGAAGAAAAAGAAAATAAAGAAATTATGGGAAAAATTGACTTAGGTTTAACTATTTATAAAGAAGTTAAAAAAAGATCTTCACAAAAACCTTTGCTTAAACCAGAAATTGACCCAAAAGTTTCAGTATTTGATTTTCATCCCGGTATTGAGTCAGGGCTCTTAAAGGAAAATATTAAAAAAGAGGTCCACGGCCTTATAATTAAAACTCATTCAACTAATTTTTTTCCGGATTCTATTTTTAAATATTTAAAAAAAGCCAAGCAAAAAAAGATGCCGGTAGTTATTTATTCTACTAGCGGCTTTAAGCCAGTTAAAAAATCCGCTTTTATTTTTGTCGATAATATGAATCTGATTACCACCGTGGTTAAGCTGATGTGGGCTCTGGGACAAACGACAAGTATGGGCCAGATAAAAAAAATTATGGCCAAAAACTATAACGGTGAGATAAATAAGTAATCAATGATATGAAAGTATATTTTTTCAGCCCCAAAACCAGTCAAAATAAATTATCCAAGAACCAGGACATAATTATTAAAACTTTGCGCCGAGCTGGGGTTGATTTATACACAAATCTAAAAGAGAGAAGCCTGCCTTCAGATCTGGCCGCAGTACAAAAATTGGGCGGCATGGTTTTAGATGAAATGCAAGCCTTAATTATCGGCGGCAGCCAGAAATCTCCGGATATTGGCTATTTATTGGCTATGTCCATATCTCAGAAAAAACCGGCTCTTTATCTTTATGAAAAAGGCTCAGGTTCGCAGGATGTTTTAAAATACTTATCCAAAAAAAATATTCCTAAAACATTGCAGATAAAAAATTACCAAAAAAAGAATTTGGAAAAAATAATTGTTGATTTCCTTAATTCCCTGAAAGGCAAGAAAGTCAAAGAAATGCCCCGTATTAAGTTTACTCTGCGTATTACTCCTTCAATTGAAAAATATCTGCATTACAAAACCCATAACACCAAAAAATCAAAAGCCGACTTTCTCCGCGAATATGTAGAAAAAATGATGGAGATAGATGACGATTTTCAGGATTTTTTGAGAAAAGGGGAGTAGGGGAAGAGATTTTTTTATTGGTAAAAAAAATGGTAAACTATAAACAGTATCGGATTAATATAATGGTTTAATAAAACTTCGTATAATAAACAAATTTGAGGTGATTATACGAAATCAATTCGTATAATAACGAGTTGTGCGAAATTGTTCTAATTTTTTCTCAAATATATGAATAATGTTTTTTTAGTTTTCGGGTACGGAGTTCCCAAGAACATTCTAAAAGACGAAAATTATAATTTTTATTTAAAAATGGTCTTTAATAAGACTTATAGTTTTGTGATAAAAAATAAGATTGATAAGCCGATAATCATTACTTGTGGTGGTGAAACAGATATGTTAAGGCCGTACAAACGCACTGAAGCCGATGAAATGATAAAATTCTTTAGTGTATTTATCAAAGAACGACCATTTTTAAAATCAATGACCAAAAATTGGCTTTTTATTCCAGAAAATAAATCTCTTTCGACTTTGGAAAATTTATTAAACAGCAATAAGATAATCCAAAAAAGAAAAGTTAAAAAAGCCAATTTTTTCATCTTCTGCGAACAAACACGCGAGAATCGTATCAAGGTTCTGGCTAAAAAAATACTTGATAAAAATTATAATTTTCTAGTGGTACCTATAGATTTTGATGTGTCAGTAAACAGATACCTGTCAATAGGGTATTTAGCAAAAAAAGAAAGTGCGGAGTTGAAACATTCGTTGTGGGCATTACAAAGTCCCGAAAACCTAAAAAAACATCATAAAGTTTTTGAGGAGAAATTTGAGTACTTCCGAAAAGTAGGACATAAGGCAAATGTTAACGCGGTGAAAGAGTGGTGGGATCAAAAACTTAAGGAATTAAAAAATTAGAACAACATCGCACAACACCAAATATCTGGCTTGAAAATTTTTCAGTTATTAGAAAAAACAAGGAGTGAAAAATTTCCGCGCCCAAATTTCGCACTTTTCCGTTTAGTGGTAATTTAGAGTATAATTAATTTAACAATATAATCAGAATATCAAAGTTTTTAGCACATAAACCAAAGCGCGAAACTTCAGATATTCGGATACGTTATCTGTAATTAATTTGGAATTTGCTATTCGCTTCACAAAAGGGCAAAATTATTAAATCTGTTAAAATCCTTTATTATTATGGACAAAGAATTAAAAAATCAGTTAATCAAAATCGCCAAAGAAAAAATTCCGGATATAGATGTTTCTCATGATTTTGAACATGCTTTGAGAGTTTTATCTAATGCTGAAAGAATAGCTAAAGAAGAAAGCGGCGATTTTGATATTATTGTTCCCGCCGCCTTATTTCATGATTTGATTGTTTATCCAAAAAATCATCCAGATAAACATAAGTCGCAAGAAGAAAGTGCTGAGGCGGCGGAAAAAATATTGAATACTTTTGGCAATTTTCCCAAAGACAAAATAGAAAAAGTAAAAATCTGCATCTTGGAATGTTCTTTCAGTAAAGGCATTGTTCCTGATTTGTTAGAATCAAAAATTTTGCAAGATGCCGATGGTTTAGAAGCAACCGGCGCAATCTCAATAATGAGAACTTATTCATCAACAGGGCAAATGAAAAGACCTTTTTATAATTCTGATGATCCGTTTTGTGAAAATCGTGAACCTAACGCTTCAGAATTTGCCCTTGATTTATTTTATGAGAGATTGCTCAAAGTTGCTGAAAAAATGCACACAAAAACAGCAAAGAAAATTGCCAAAAGAAGAACTGATTTTTTAATGGATTTTCTAAAAGAATTTAAGTTAGAATTAGAGGGAAAATAATTTTTGCCCAACTGGATATTACGCAAATTCCAAATTAACTCTGCGGTGCTCACTTCGTTCCGCTCCTCGCCGCGCTGCGCTCTCCTCCTTTCAGTCGTCGGGACAGATAACAAGGGATATACGGTTCCCTCCAGAGGCGGGCAGGCAGCCCTCGGCTCGGGCTTCATCCAAATTTTTCTTCCACTTCGTTACAGAAAAACTTCGTATATCCCTGACGTTATACGCCATTGGGCTACGACTGTAAAAAACGCAATCTATTTAATATCTAAACAAATTATATAATTATGACTTTTTTAAACACACAAAAAATCTCGGAAGAATATAAAAAATCAAATTGTTTGTGGGGTTTGGAACCAAACAAGTACGTGACTCAAATCCATAAAATCATAAAATCTGGAAAAGTTTTAGATGTTGGTGTTGGTGAGGGCAGAAATGCGTTATTTCTCGCCAAACAGGGATTTGAGATAAGTGGAATTGATGTTTCGAAAGAAGCCATATGTAAATTTCTAAAATTTGCCAAAACCGAAAATTTGAATGTAAGTGGCATAGTGTCTGATATTGTTAATTTCGATTTCAAACAAAATTATGAGGTTATTATTTCTATTGCCACTTTGCATCTTATTTCAAAGAACAAGGTTGTAGATATAATCAAAAAAATAAAAGAACATACAAAACCTAATGGAATAAATCTGCTCACTGTATTTACTAAAAAAGATATTGGATTTAAAGAATATCCAAATCTTTATTTTTTTGATGAGGATGAATTGAAAGAATTATATAAAGATTGGCAAATTTTAGAATATAAAAATTATGTAAAGGAGGAAACCCATAGCAAACCCCACAAACATCATATTTGTGTTTTGATTGCTAAAAAGTAGCCGCCCTCCGCCCAACGCTAAAAGGGACGCTGCGCTTTCGCTTCACTGTGTTACGCTCACCCTCGCACAACACAGCGTATGCGGTTCGGGGCTCGGCTCGCCCCTCTCCCATATTTTTGCTTCCGTTGGTCGCAAAAACATCACATATACTGAAACGTTAGGCGTAATAATAAAAAGTTTCTCAATAACATTATTAACACTCTAAAACTATGGAAAAAAAAGTAAAAATTAAAAAAATGAGGTATCTGTGGTGTCCTAATTGTAATCACTATATGAGACTTAAAATGAAAGAAAGAAACATCTTCGCATTACTTTTTGGAGGTTTACTTGGTAGTATATGGTCAGTCACGCATGTGCCAGAATCAGAGAAAATTTGTGGTAAATGTGGAAATAAAGAAAATCTAAAATTTGTGTATTTACGTACAGAAGTCGGTTTTAAAAGTGAGGAATTTGCCTATTATCTACCATCAGGCGAAAAAATAGTTTTTAATAAATAGTTGGGGAATTTTTATTACATCGCCTAACTCGGCATATCTGGTTACCCTAGCCGTTCGCGAACAGCTGGATCCACCCATATCTCCCTTCGGGAGACATCAAATATACGCAAACCTTATAGGAAATAGAATTTTTACTAAAAAAATTGGGAACTAACTACAAGATTTATTAAAATTACCTTTTTTATAATTTTATGATCAACATTAATGATAGAGTATATGGTAGAAATATAATTCAAGAGTCAGTTTTAATTGAACTTATTAATACCAGCCCCATTCAAAGATTAAAGGGGATAAATCAAGCAGGTGCTTCCCAATATGCAATAGAAGGCAAAACGGTAACGAGATATGAACATTCTTTGGGTGTAATGATATTATTAAAAAAATTAGGTGCATCGATTGAAGAACAAATCGCAGGATTACTTCACGATATTTCTCATACTGCTTTTTCGCATGTAATTGATTTTGTATTTAGAGATACCAATTATAATCATGAGTTTCATGAAAAATTTCATGAACAAATAATACTTCAATCAGAAATACCCACTATTTTAAAAAAATTTAATTTCGACATAGATAGAATTTTAGATGAACATAATTTCTCCTTATTAGAAAAATTCTTACCTGATCTCTGTGCAGATAGGATAGATTATACATTAAGAGGTATGGTGGCGAGTGAAGGTTTTAGTGATAAAATAAATAATTATATTTCATGTTTCATGGTTCAAAACAATGAAATTATTATTCATGGAGAGCTAATCGCAAAAAGTTTTTCAGAGGATTATCTTAGAATGGATGAAGAAAAATGTTCTCATCCTCTTGAAGTTGCATTATTTCAAATTTTAGCTGATGCAATAAAAATTGCTTTGGATAAAAAAATACTT contains:
- a CDS encoding Fic family protein — translated: MKNAKIGQNIEQKKGFKAFTPNPFPPKEGFSFEPKILKKNNEATRLLGKLDGITKLLSDSDFFLLMYLRKDAASSSQIEGTMATMIDAIEAEVKINTNIPEDVDDILHYIKALNYGLKRVTTDNFPMALRFIRELHKQLMHKARANHFSDPGEFRKSQNWIGGTRPDNARFVPPAVHDMHNALSDLEKFIHSDDSVPTIIKAGLIHAQFETIHPFLDGNGRTGRMLITFYLWKEGYLEKPILFLSSFFKKHQKLYYEKLFGYHHGKVNDWIDFFLDGVIEIAHEAIDIVDKITILRQKDLMKIQKLGKRASESATIVLSELYEQPIVNVKVIQNWTGFTRAGAQTVIDRFIKMGILSPKDKDKKYGQSYIYKDYVELFNNRN
- a CDS encoding GAF domain-containing sensor histidine kinase, whose amino-acid sequence is MKLETRPAIDGIMDSFIEILRLAAPKDLKIVAITLRVFDSEYNNLALFGKTGLKHPQKRRRVVPLKGTVSGHLYQVGGCECVSVEDKDWFNHHDRQLAKEEGYGYMLAMELSHLGRSIGTVQVYTVNNPRSYPEEKIGQLMNLVKEISSKFVISYFEDELLIKIQEELTGTNPRGSFYHICAIMAELFNSQGVVIYYRSGKNEVKLIAGYAGKNIPEHGIGERFRISTDANDNLGYLNEVLKSKKTMVFQGTDERLKTINEIMYFQHTQSILVAPIIVESFIQGFMVINQSLNRPPFDEKEMKLIDRIALKVSQSLSMIRLQKENAACQAANVSSSLLAEIRHNLLNPLIPIFNQTKSLLDSERLPDDLRQCAEGILQEAKNLDKRLRDLEDLYCNDNRVAMSWINLVSLLEKKVESWRTICEERGFQLFFDKRVKNILRNANSQLLEIALENLFNNAIEATSQKGSRIEVTIRRSKRYNPVITMTNPGEIPVDKMPKIFQRGFSTKDEGSGQGLTIAKKYVAMHGGEIACESSHGKTTFLIVLFGHQQKN
- a CDS encoding asparaginase domain-containing protein; this translates as MTKRKKILLIFCGGTTLFGNKVSVQSVRKKADVSGWMKNIDELKMMADIEPFFVFGGEAAEVGEKQWQKIAQTVIKNYKKYDGFVITHGLETLPYTAAALSFMLQKLGKPVILTGSPIPSGQESSAEVLESIFKNFQGLGIKANLINACQVAISDLAGVLVVFGSRILSGTAVEGLSSYTRKEEKENKEIMGKIDLGLTIYKEVKKRSSQKPLLKPEIDPKVSVFDFHPGIESGLLKENIKKEVHGLIIKTHSTNFFPDSIFKYLKKAKQKKMPVVIYSTSGFKPVKKSAFIFVDNMNLITTVVKLMWALGQTTSMGQIKKIMAKNYNGEINK
- a CDS encoding HD domain-containing protein; its protein translation is MDKELKNQLIKIAKEKIPDIDVSHDFEHALRVLSNAERIAKEESGDFDIIVPAALFHDLIVYPKNHPDKHKSQEESAEAAEKILNTFGNFPKDKIEKVKICILECSFSKGIVPDLLESKILQDADGLEATGAISIMRTYSSTGQMKRPFYNSDDPFCENREPNASEFALDLFYERLLKVAEKMHTKTAKKIAKRRTDFLMDFLKEFKLELEGK
- a CDS encoding methyltransferase domain-containing protein, with protein sequence MTFLNTQKISEEYKKSNCLWGLEPNKYVTQIHKIIKSGKVLDVGVGEGRNALFLAKQGFEISGIDVSKEAICKFLKFAKTENLNVSGIVSDIVNFDFKQNYEVIISIATLHLISKNKVVDIIKKIKEHTKPNGINLLTVFTKKDIGFKEYPNLYFFDEDELKELYKDWQILEYKNYVKEETHSKPHKHHICVLIAKK
- a CDS encoding HD domain-containing protein codes for the protein MININDRVYGRNIIQESVLIELINTSPIQRLKGINQAGASQYAIEGKTVTRYEHSLGVMILLKKLGASIEEQIAGLLHDISHTAFSHVIDFVFRDTNYNHEFHEKFHEQIILQSEIPTILKKFNFDIDRILDEHNFSLLEKFLPDLCADRIDYTLRGMVASEGFSDKINNYISCFMVQNNEIIIHGELIAKSFSEDYLRMDEEKCSHPLEVALFQILADAIKIALDKKILNEKGLFEDDLSVYTKLKESGNQLILNKLEMLNPKLKIIDDPNDFHFHSRNKLRYINPKFLDSNGSIHRVAERFKDFSDKLVKHEEKIKKGIFVRIISY